A segment of the Candidatus Protochlamydia naegleriophila genome:
CTTCTGACACTCCCCCGGTAGATTCGCTCAGCAAGATGAATCCAGCCCATCCAAGAACTCCAGAGATCATCGCCATCCAAGCCGAAGCAGCATTCGCCCCCTTCCAGAAAAGGGCAGCCGAAACAGGCACAAAAATTGCGACAAACAGGGTGGCTCCCGAATGAACCATCAAGATGAAAATGGACTGACCGCTAAAGGCCAGCATCAGGGCCACCAAGGCGATACCCACGTTGACAAAGCGCATGACGATGATTTTCTTTCTTTCCTCTTGCACCGGCCACACCTTTAAAACAATGTTGTGTGTAACAAGCGAGGTTCCCGCCAACAAATAACTATCTGCCGTGCTCATGATGGCTGAAAATAAACCGCAGGCAAAGAGGGTAAAGAGTAAAGGAGAGAAAAACTCTTTAGCGAGGAGGGGGATGAGATGCTCGGGTTTTTCCAAAACAGGATAGATTTCGCGGCCTGCAATTCCGATAAAAAGGGGAATGAGGCCTAAAAATACATAGCAAACAGCTCCCAAAATACCGCTATTTCGGGCAACTTTTTCAGATTTGCTCGCCAAAAATCGCTGCAGCAAGTCTTGTCCCATGATTCCACCAAGTCCCGTCAGGAAGAGGCGTCCTCCATAAGCTAGCCAGCTGAAGGAAGAGGATGGGTCTTGCGGAAAAACATTGCCAAACTCCTGCAATACATTATCAAAAACAACAGTATGATCAGGAACTCTATTCAAACAAATCGGGACAATGACAATCAAACCAATGCTCAACAAACTCAATTGAATAAAGTCTGTGAGCGTAACCGCCCACATTCCACCAGAAACCGTATAGAGGACGACGATTAAGGCTCCGATCACAACTCCGAACTCAAAACCTGACCCAGATACAATTTGAAAAATATACCCCATGGCCAGCATTTGCGAAGCAAGGGTTCCAACATAGAAAGGAAGGACCACTATGGTTGATACTCTCTCAAAAGCTCCTCCATAGACCTTGTGCAACAAATCGGATATTGTCAATAGGCGCATCCGCCTGAAAGGAGCAGCAAAGAAAAGCCCGCCAATCAGCAGTGCAAAGGCACACCCAAATGGGTCGGCCAAGACTCCATAGAAACCTTCCGAATATACTGTTCCTGTGACTCCCATCACAGAACCTGCTCCAAACCAAGTAGCCACGACTGTTGGAACAGCTAGATAGATGGGCAAGCTCCTTCCTGCAAGGAGATAGTCCTCTAGCGTTTTGACTCTTTTGCTGCCCATCGATCCAACGAAAGCCATAAGAACGAAATAACAGCCAATTCCAAGCATGAACATCCACGTCATACTCTATCACCGCACCATATTAAAAAATTAAAGGGAATTAAAGGGTGCATGGAAGATTACCTTATAAATCGAGCGAGTAATTCAATGTGATTGCTTCCTGGAAAAAAAGCATACCCATCTAAATCTTCCAATTTCCAGCCATCTAGAGCCAGTTGTTGACAGTTCTTCTTAAAAGATTCCCATCCACAGCTCACGTAAATCAATTGATTGACAGAAGAGTGTTTCAGCGAACCGATAAAAGCCTCGCTCAAACCTTTCCTCGGAGGATCGACGATGACGACATCGGCTGCTTGCATCAGACCCAGAGTTTCTTCATCAGATCCTGTATAAAAAGATATTTTGTCTGCCGCATCGGCGGGGAGCTTTGCCCGTGAAAGGGTAAAGCAGAGCTTGGCGTGAGGATTGACCTCCCCGCACTTTACCCAAGTGCACTTAGAAGCAATGAATAAACCGATCACCCCCACTCCAGCAAAAAACTCTGCAACCTTTGCCCCGTCAGGAACCCATTCTTTAATTTTCTGGAGAAGCTCTTCAAAAAGGGAAAGGTTGGCTTGTGCAAAATTGGCCGGTTGAAAGCATACAGAAACCTCTCCAAAACGCTCCCACACATATTCTTCACCCCATACAAGCTGCCAGCGGTTGCTAAAAATCGTGTTGGTTGCTCGGCAATTAAAGTTAATCCAAATGGAGTGAAAAAGGGAGGGATCGAAGGCTTGAGCCAGCTCTAGCAGTAAGGAAAACCAGCGTTGAGCCTGAGGAGAAGCATCGGCAATATTTAAGACAAAGACAACTTGTACTTTGCCCGTTGAACGTTCCACCACACATTGAAGATAGCGCAAATCACCGCTATTGTCTTTTTCTTGATACGGCATGAGAGCGTGATGCTTCATCCACTGCTCTATATAGTGAATGACCTGGTTGATTTTAATGTGATGGACTAAACAAAGGGGAATGGAAATGGCGTCATGAGTATGTTTTTTAAATAAGCCGATGATTGGATTGTCAGAAGAGCCGCGGACAGCCAGCTTAGCTCTACAGCGCCATCTTGTTGGCAATCCTTGATGGAGGCTGGGAACAACCTGACTCTTAAAGTTTTCGAGCACTTCAAGCCAAATAAGAGGCTCTTTTCCTAAATCCGTACTACATCCAGAGCACGCTTTAAAATGAGGACAGGAAGGGCTCTGGATGTAGATCGGTTTCATACTAGTTTATTAATGCTCGCTTAATGCTAAAAAGTTCTTACTTGTTTTAAAAACAGGCTCAGGTACATGCATCTGAGATAAATGAGCCGATTCATTAGCCGTCGATAAATCGATTCTGACGTCAGTCAGCTCTTGCATGCGTTGCAAGGCCCGATAATCTTGGTACAACTCAATGATTCGCCCAGCTTCTGCATCAGCCCCTTTCGCCCGGTTATGATCAGGATGCAGCTGGCGCACAAGATCAAAATACAGCTTTTTCACATCTTCCGCACAATGATGGCCTGTTGCAGCGACTTTCAAGTGCTCGCACAGAAGATTGTAATTGACTCGGGCGGCTTTTTCCAAAAATTCTTTTAAAAAGAGCTGCTTGGCCCCTTGTATTTGGCTCACAACCTGATCTGCATAGTGGCATGAATCACCAGGCCAAAGGATAGTTGTATAGATTTGCAGATCATACTTTCTAAAAAAATTTGCAAGCGAAGAAAAGATACTCAATATGCGACCTGATAGTCCAGAAAAATAACGCTCTGCCGTTCGTTCCTTCATCAGTTCGATTTGAATAGCCGGCTTCTCAAAAATCTGAAAAAATTCTTCGGCCCGCTCATGCAACTTTCCAGCCATCGCCAGCTGATTGAACTCCTCAAGATCCATTCCGCTCCCGCCTCCAATGTCCGCCGCACAAACGATCACATCCGTCAAATGCACGATCTCGGTAAACGACAACTTGCGCGGATTTAAAGCCTGATCATCCCAGCCTTTAGCACCTAAGGTGAAATAGTCCCCTTTTGCCAGCTCTTCCTTCTCTTCACTCCCCTCAAGGGCAAGCGACTCTTTTAAGCAACATTGATAAATGTACAATTCTGGCAGCTCACTTTGCTCAGGCTCACTCGCTTGCCTAGAAATCAACTGAAACCACAGGTCGATGTTCACATTTTGCATAGGTATCAAATTAATCATAAAATAACCTCGCAGTAAATTATTTTAATGTTTTTTA
Coding sequences within it:
- a CDS encoding sodium:solute symporter family protein, which codes for MTWMFMLGIGCYFVLMAFVGSMGSKRVKTLEDYLLAGRSLPIYLAVPTVVATWFGAGSVMGVTGTVYSEGFYGVLADPFGCAFALLIGGLFFAAPFRRMRLLTISDLLHKVYGGAFERVSTIVVLPFYVGTLASQMLAMGYIFQIVSGSGFEFGVVIGALIVVLYTVSGGMWAVTLTDFIQLSLLSIGLIVIVPICLNRVPDHTVVFDNVLQEFGNVFPQDPSSSFSWLAYGGRLFLTGLGGIMGQDLLQRFLASKSEKVARNSGILGAVCYVFLGLIPLFIGIAGREIYPVLEKPEHLIPLLAKEFFSPLLFTLFACGLFSAIMSTADSYLLAGTSLVTHNIVLKVWPVQEERKKIIVMRFVNVGIALVALMLAFSGQSIFILMVHSGATLFVAIFVPVSAALFWKGANAASAWMAMISGVLGWAGFILLSESTGGVSEDLLFAASAFGALLSLGAYILTSCLKAAGKRIEQFEHLFPSGTDYPVPIFLADE
- a CDS encoding J domain-containing protein; translated protein: MINLIPMQNVNIDLWFQLISRQASEPEQSELPELYIYQCCLKESLALEGSEEKEELAKGDYFTLGAKGWDDQALNPRKLSFTEIVHLTDVIVCAADIGGGSGMDLEEFNQLAMAGKLHERAEEFFQIFEKPAIQIELMKERTAERYFSGLSGRILSIFSSLANFFRKYDLQIYTTILWPGDSCHYADQVVSQIQGAKQLFLKEFLEKAARVNYNLLCEHLKVAATGHHCAEDVKKLYFDLVRQLHPDHNRAKGADAEAGRIIELYQDYRALQRMQELTDVRIDLSTANESAHLSQMHVPEPVFKTSKNFLALSEH
- a CDS encoding class I SAM-dependent RNA methyltransferase; its protein translation is MKPIYIQSPSCPHFKACSGCSTDLGKEPLIWLEVLENFKSQVVPSLHQGLPTRWRCRAKLAVRGSSDNPIIGLFKKHTHDAISIPLCLVHHIKINQVIHYIEQWMKHHALMPYQEKDNSGDLRYLQCVVERSTGKVQVVFVLNIADASPQAQRWFSLLLELAQAFDPSLFHSIWINFNCRATNTIFSNRWQLVWGEEYVWERFGEVSVCFQPANFAQANLSLFEELLQKIKEWVPDGAKVAEFFAGVGVIGLFIASKCTWVKCGEVNPHAKLCFTLSRAKLPADAADKISFYTGSDEETLGLMQAADVVIVDPPRKGLSEAFIGSLKHSSVNQLIYVSCGWESFKKNCQQLALDGWKLEDLDGYAFFPGSNHIELLARFIR